One part of the Streptomyces ferrugineus genome encodes these proteins:
- a CDS encoding carbohydrate ABC transporter permease — protein sequence MNAVRRHLGNTLVQAFLVVIGLVWLTPLAGLFVSSLRTAQDTANGGWWTVFTSPAQLSFDNYSALLGNAGITQAFFNTVLISVPATGLVVVLAALAGYAFAWLDFPGREAIFLVVVALLVVPVQIGLLPVAKLFGQLGLFGTIPGVVLFHVAYGLPFAVFLLRNYFAEMPKEMLEAARMDGGSEWRIFTRLVLPVGRPAIASLAIFQFLWVWNDMLVALLFADSASQPLTVALQSQIRQFGSNIDVLAPGAFVSLVVPVVVFFAFQRHFVQGVMAGSVK from the coding sequence ATGAACGCGGTCAGGCGACACCTGGGCAACACACTGGTCCAGGCGTTTCTGGTGGTGATCGGGCTGGTCTGGCTGACACCGCTCGCCGGGCTGTTCGTGTCGTCGCTGCGCACCGCCCAGGACACGGCGAACGGCGGCTGGTGGACGGTGTTCACCAGCCCCGCCCAGCTCTCCTTCGACAACTACTCGGCGCTGCTGGGCAACGCCGGGATCACCCAGGCCTTCTTCAACACCGTGCTGATCTCGGTGCCGGCGACCGGGCTGGTGGTCGTCCTCGCCGCCCTCGCCGGGTACGCCTTCGCATGGCTGGACTTCCCCGGTCGCGAGGCGATCTTCCTGGTCGTCGTGGCGCTGCTCGTGGTGCCCGTGCAGATCGGACTGCTCCCGGTCGCCAAACTCTTCGGCCAGCTCGGCCTGTTCGGCACGATCCCCGGCGTCGTCCTCTTCCACGTCGCCTACGGCCTGCCGTTCGCGGTGTTCCTGCTGCGCAACTACTTCGCCGAGATGCCGAAGGAGATGCTGGAGGCGGCCCGCATGGACGGCGGCAGCGAGTGGCGGATCTTCACCCGTCTGGTGCTCCCGGTGGGCCGCCCGGCGATCGCCTCCCTGGCCATCTTCCAGTTCCTGTGGGTGTGGAACGACATGCTGGTGGCCCTGCTCTTCGCCGACAGCGCCTCACAGCCGCTGACCGTGGCACTCCAGTCGCAGATCCGGCAGTTCGGCAGCAACATCGACGTACTGGCACCCGGGGCGTTCGTGTCGCTGGTCGTACCCGTGGTGGTGTTCTTCGCCTTCCAACGGCACTTCGTGCAGGGCGTGATGGCGGGATCGGTGAAGTAG
- the pgl gene encoding 6-phosphogluconolactonase, whose product MSTPQLVVHRDKELMAQAAAARLITKIVDAQASRGSASVVLTGGRNGNGLLAALAAAPARDAIDWGRLDLWWGDERFLPEADPDRNVTQAREALLDSVPLDPKRVHAMPASDGPFGTDVEAAAAAYAEELARAAGPENHGSVPTFDVLMLGVGPDTHVASLFPELPAVRETQRTVVGVHGAPKPPPTRVTLTLPAIRAAREVWLLAAGEDKARAAAIALSGAGEIQAPAAGAYGRSRTLWLLDAAAASQLPRSLYPPASA is encoded by the coding sequence GTGAGTACTCCGCAGCTCGTCGTGCACCGCGACAAGGAGCTGATGGCGCAGGCCGCGGCGGCGCGGCTGATCACGAAGATCGTGGACGCGCAGGCCTCCCGGGGCTCGGCGTCGGTGGTCCTCACCGGCGGCCGCAACGGCAACGGCCTGCTGGCCGCGCTGGCGGCCGCGCCCGCGCGGGACGCGATCGACTGGGGCCGGCTGGACCTGTGGTGGGGCGACGAGCGCTTCCTCCCCGAGGCCGACCCGGACCGCAATGTCACACAGGCCCGCGAGGCCCTGCTGGACTCGGTCCCGCTGGATCCGAAGCGGGTGCACGCCATGCCCGCCTCGGACGGCCCGTTCGGCACGGACGTGGAGGCGGCCGCTGCCGCCTACGCGGAGGAACTGGCCAGGGCGGCGGGCCCCGAGAACCACGGCTCGGTCCCCACCTTCGACGTCCTGATGCTGGGCGTGGGGCCCGACACCCACGTCGCCTCCCTGTTCCCGGAACTCCCCGCGGTACGGGAGACCCAGCGCACGGTCGTCGGAGTGCACGGCGCCCCGAAGCCGCCCCCGACCCGGGTCACTCTCACGCTCCCCGCGATCCGGGCGGCGCGTGAGGTGTGGCTGCTGGCGGCGGGCGAGGACAAGGCCCGGGCCGCGGCGATCGCCCTGTCGGGCGCGGGCGAGATCCAGGCCCCGGCGGCGGGGGCGTACGGCCGCTCCAGAACCCTGTGGCTCCTGGACGCGGCAGCGGCGTCGCAGCTGCCGAGGTCGCTGTATCCGCCGGCGTCCGCCTGA
- the opcA gene encoding glucose-6-phosphate dehydrogenase assembly protein OpcA — MKIDLTDTTASKINKALVQGRRAIGTPAVGMVLTLVIVTDEENAYDALKAAGDASHEHPSRTLVVIKRVSRSPRDRTQSRLDAEVRVGADAGTGETVVLRLYGEVSDHAQSVVLPLLLPDAPVVVWWPVNAPLDPANDPLGALAQRRVTDTYASEQPVRELSSRADTYTPGDTDLSWTRITPWRSMLAAALDQVVCEVRAVEVEGEEFNPSCELLAMWLADRLDVPVKRSLSSGPGLTAVRMDTDCGPITLDRADGSLATLSIQGQPDRAVALKRRETAELIAEELRRLDPDDTYASALRFGVERLNAAPAASVRGAEAAVAKAVQAVALAEAAVARAEESPAKGESPSPAESPAKGAAAESSGEADAQKAQAQEPLKKAAAK, encoded by the coding sequence ATGAAGATAGACCTCACGGACACCACGGCCAGCAAGATCAACAAGGCACTGGTGCAGGGTCGCCGGGCCATCGGCACGCCGGCCGTCGGCATGGTGCTCACGCTGGTCATCGTCACGGACGAGGAGAACGCGTACGACGCCCTGAAGGCCGCCGGCGACGCCTCGCACGAGCACCCCTCGCGCACCCTGGTGGTCATCAAGCGCGTCTCGCGCTCGCCCCGCGACCGTACCCAGTCCCGGCTGGACGCCGAGGTGCGGGTGGGCGCGGACGCGGGCACCGGCGAGACGGTCGTCCTGCGGCTGTACGGCGAGGTGTCCGACCACGCGCAGTCCGTCGTCCTTCCGCTGCTCCTGCCGGACGCCCCGGTGGTGGTGTGGTGGCCGGTGAACGCGCCGCTCGACCCGGCGAACGACCCGCTGGGCGCGCTGGCCCAGCGCCGGGTGACCGACACCTACGCCTCGGAGCAGCCGGTGCGGGAGCTGTCGTCCCGCGCCGACACCTACACCCCGGGCGACACGGATCTGTCCTGGACCCGGATCACGCCCTGGCGCTCGATGCTCGCGGCGGCTCTGGACCAGGTGGTCTGCGAGGTGCGGGCCGTCGAGGTGGAGGGCGAGGAGTTCAACCCGAGCTGTGAGCTGCTGGCGATGTGGCTCGCGGACCGGCTGGACGTCCCCGTGAAGCGGTCGCTGTCGTCGGGCCCGGGCCTGACGGCGGTCCGCATGGACACCGACTGCGGTCCGATCACGCTCGACCGGGCGGACGGCTCCCTGGCGACCCTCTCCATCCAGGGCCAGCCGGACCGTGCGGTGGCGCTGAAGCGCCGGGAGACGGCCGAGCTGATCGCGGAGGAGCTGCGCCGGCTGGACCCGGACGACACCTACGCGTCGGCACTGCGGTTCGGCGTGGAGCGGCTGAACGCGGCGCCGGCCGCATCGGTTCGCGGCGCGGAGGCCGCCGTGGCCAAGGCCGTGCAGGCCGTGGCGCTGGCGGAGGCCGCGGTGGCCAGGGCCGAGGAGTCGCCGGCCAAAGGAGAATCCCCGAGTCCCGCGGAGTCTCCGGCCAAAGGAGCGGCGGCCGAGTCTTCCGGCGAAGCCGATGCGCAGAAAGCGCAGGCGCAGGAACCGTTGAAGAAGGCGGCGGCGAAGTGA
- the zwf gene encoding glucose-6-phosphate dehydrogenase — MPPFTVTEANPLRDAADRRLPRIAGPSGLVIFGVTGDLSRKKLMPAVYDLANRGLLPPGFSLVGFARREWAHEDFAQEVHDAVKAHARTPFREEVWQQLIQGMRFVQGTFDDDDAFERLRATIEELDKAQGTGGNFAFYLSVPPRSFPVVIQQLKKHGLADQTSNSWRRAVIEKPFGHDLASAEELNKVVHEVFAPDQVFRIDHYLGKETVQNILALRFANTMFEPIWNRSFVDHVQITMAEDIGIGGRAGYYDGIGAARDVIQNHLLQLLALTAMEEPASFDADALAAEKTKVLGAVRLPRDLGRDTVFGQYAAGWQGGEKAVGYLQEEGIDAESKTDTYAAIKLSIDNRRWAGVPFYLRTGKRLGRRVTEIAVVFQRAPHSPFDTTATEELGQNAIVIRVQPDEGVTVRFGSKVPGTSMEIRDVSMDFAYGESFTESSPEAYERLILDVLLGDSNLFPRTEEVELSWKILDPIEEYWDTHGNPAQYPAGTWGPVEADEMLAREGRSWRRP; from the coding sequence TTGCCACCCTTCACCGTCACGGAAGCGAACCCGCTTCGTGACGCCGCCGACCGACGGCTCCCGCGTATCGCGGGGCCGTCGGGCCTGGTGATCTTCGGCGTTACGGGCGATTTGTCACGTAAGAAGCTGATGCCGGCCGTTTACGACCTCGCCAACCGGGGTCTGCTGCCGCCGGGCTTCTCGCTGGTCGGCTTCGCCCGCCGCGAGTGGGCCCACGAGGACTTCGCGCAGGAGGTCCACGACGCGGTCAAGGCCCACGCCCGCACGCCCTTCCGCGAGGAGGTCTGGCAGCAGCTCATCCAGGGCATGCGCTTCGTGCAGGGCACCTTCGACGACGACGATGCCTTCGAGCGGCTGCGCGCCACCATCGAGGAGCTGGACAAGGCCCAGGGCACGGGCGGCAACTTCGCCTTCTACCTCTCGGTGCCGCCGCGCTCCTTCCCGGTGGTCATCCAGCAGCTCAAGAAGCACGGCCTCGCCGACCAGACGAGCAACTCCTGGCGCCGCGCGGTCATCGAGAAGCCGTTCGGCCACGACCTGGCCTCCGCCGAGGAGCTCAACAAGGTCGTCCACGAGGTCTTCGCCCCGGACCAGGTCTTCCGGATCGACCACTACCTGGGCAAGGAGACCGTCCAGAACATCCTGGCGCTGCGGTTCGCCAACACGATGTTCGAGCCGATCTGGAACCGGTCCTTCGTGGACCATGTGCAGATCACCATGGCCGAGGACATCGGCATCGGCGGCCGGGCCGGCTACTACGACGGCATCGGCGCCGCCCGTGACGTCATCCAGAACCACCTCCTGCAGCTGCTGGCCCTGACGGCCATGGAGGAGCCCGCCTCCTTCGACGCGGACGCGCTGGCGGCGGAGAAGACCAAGGTGCTCGGGGCGGTCAGGCTGCCCAGGGACCTCGGCCGCGACACGGTGTTCGGGCAGTACGCGGCCGGCTGGCAGGGCGGCGAGAAGGCGGTCGGGTACCTCCAGGAGGAGGGCATCGACGCCGAGTCGAAGACCGACACCTACGCCGCGATCAAGCTGTCGATCGACAACCGCCGCTGGGCGGGCGTCCCCTTCTATCTGCGCACCGGCAAGCGCCTCGGCCGCCGGGTCACCGAGATCGCGGTCGTCTTCCAGCGGGCGCCGCACTCCCCGTTCGACACGACGGCCACGGAGGAGCTGGGCCAGAACGCGATCGTGATCCGCGTCCAGCCCGACGAGGGCGTCACGGTCCGCTTCGGTTCCAAGGTGCCGGGCACCTCGATGGAGATCCGGGACGTGTCGATGGACTTCGCCTACGGCGAGTCCTTCACGGAGTCCTCGCCCGAGGCGTACGAGCGACTGATCCTCGACGTCCTGCTCGGTGACTCCAACCTCTTCCCGCGCACCGAGGAGGTCGAGTTGTCCTGGAAGATCCTCGACCCGATCGAGGAGTACTGGGACACGCACGGCAACCCGGCGCAGTACCCGGCCGGTACGTGGGGCCCCGTCGAGGCGGACGAAATGCTCGCACGAGAGGGACGGAGCTGGCGCCGGCCATGA
- the tal gene encoding transaldolase has translation MTDALKRLSEEGVAIWLDDLSRQRITSGNLAELIDQQHVVGVTTNPTIFQKAISSGDGYQQQVADLAARKVTVEEAIRMITTADVRDAADILRPVFDATGGQDGRVSIEVDPRLAHHTRATVAEAKQLAWLVDRPNTLIKIPATKAGLPAITEVIGLGISVNVTLIFSLERYREVMDAYLSGLEKAKERGLDLSLIRSVASFFVSRVDTEIDKRIDALGTDEAKAARGKAGVANARLAYQAYEEVFASDRWSVLENAGANKQRPLWASTGVKDPAYKPTLYVDDLVAPNTVNTMPEATLQATEEKGEITGNSIAGTYAQARADLDAVEKLGISYDDVVQLLEDEGVEKFAASWNDLLKSTEAELERLAPSEG, from the coding sequence ATGACAGACGCTCTGAAGCGCCTCTCCGAGGAAGGCGTCGCGATCTGGCTGGACGACCTGTCGCGCCAGCGCATCACGTCCGGCAACCTCGCCGAGCTGATCGACCAGCAGCACGTCGTCGGTGTCACCACCAACCCGACGATCTTCCAGAAGGCGATCAGCAGCGGTGACGGCTACCAGCAGCAGGTCGCCGACCTCGCCGCCCGCAAGGTCACCGTCGAAGAGGCGATCCGCATGATCACCACGGCGGACGTCCGGGACGCCGCCGACATCCTGCGCCCGGTCTTCGACGCCACCGGCGGCCAGGACGGCCGGGTCTCCATCGAGGTCGACCCGCGGCTCGCGCACCACACCCGTGCGACCGTCGCCGAGGCCAAGCAGCTGGCCTGGCTGGTCGACCGTCCCAACACCCTGATCAAGATCCCGGCCACCAAGGCGGGTCTTCCGGCGATCACCGAGGTCATCGGCCTCGGCATCAGCGTCAACGTCACGCTGATCTTCTCGCTGGAGCGCTACCGCGAGGTCATGGACGCCTACCTGTCCGGTCTGGAGAAGGCCAAGGAGCGCGGGCTCGACCTGTCGCTGATCCGCTCCGTGGCGTCCTTCTTCGTCTCCCGCGTGGACACCGAGATCGACAAGCGCATCGACGCGCTCGGCACCGACGAGGCCAAGGCCGCGCGCGGCAAGGCCGGCGTGGCCAACGCGCGCCTCGCCTACCAGGCGTACGAGGAGGTGTTCGCCTCCGATCGCTGGAGCGTGCTGGAGAACGCGGGCGCCAACAAGCAGCGTCCGCTGTGGGCCTCGACCGGCGTGAAGGACCCGGCCTACAAGCCGACCCTGTACGTCGACGACCTGGTGGCGCCGAACACGGTCAACACCATGCCCGAGGCCACCCTCCAGGCCACGGAGGAGAAGGGCGAGATCACCGGCAACTCCATCGCCGGCACCTACGCGCAGGCCCGCGCCGACCTCGACGCGGTCGAGAAGCTCGGGATCTCGTACGACGACGTGGTGCAGCTGCTGGAGGACGAGGGCGTCGAGAAGTTCGCGGCGTCCTGGAACGACCTGCTGAAGTCGACCGAGGCGGAGCTGGAGCGCCTCGCCCCCTCGGAGGGCTGA
- the tkt gene encoding transketolase, with the protein MSTKPTTTDLEWTELDQRAVDTARVLAADAVQKVGNGHPGTAMSLAPAAYTLFQKVMRHDPADAEWVGRDRFVLSAGHSSLTLYTQLYLAGFGLELDDLKAFRTWGSKTPGHPEYGHTVGVETTTGPLGQGVANAVGMAMAARYERGLFDPEAAEGASPFDHYIYCIAGDGCLQEGISAEASSMAGHQKLGNLILLWDDNHISIEGDTETAVSEDTVKRYEAYGWHVQRIAPKPDGDLDPHAIYNAIEEAKKVTDRPSFIAMRSIIAWPAPNAQNTEAAHGSALGDDEVAATKRVLGFDAEQSFEVTDEVIAHTRKALERGAEAKAEWEKSFQLWRDNNPERAAEFDRISKGELPTGWEEKLPVFEPGKGVATRAASGKILQALGAVVPELWGGSADLAGSNNTTIDKTSSFLPADNPLPEADPYGRTIHFGIREHSMAAEMNGIALHGNTRVYGGTFLVFSDYMRNSVRLSALMHLPVTYVWTHDSIGLGEDGPTHQPIEHLASLRAIPGLNVVRPADANETAIAWREILKRYTKEFGKGAPHGLALTRQGVPTYEANEDAARGGYVMFEADGGEPQVVLIATGSEVHVAVEAREQLQASGVPTRVVSMPSVEWFEEQDQGYRDSVLPPAVKARVAVEAGIGLTWHKYVGDAGRIVSLEHFGASADGKVLFREYGFTAENVAAAARESLAAAQR; encoded by the coding sequence GTGAGCACCAAGCCGACCACCACAGACCTCGAGTGGACCGAGTTGGACCAGCGGGCCGTCGATACCGCCCGCGTCCTGGCCGCCGACGCCGTACAGAAGGTCGGCAACGGCCATCCGGGTACGGCGATGAGCCTGGCGCCCGCCGCGTACACCCTCTTCCAGAAGGTGATGCGGCACGACCCGGCGGACGCCGAATGGGTCGGGCGCGACCGCTTCGTGCTGTCCGCCGGCCACTCGTCCCTGACTCTCTACACCCAGCTGTACCTGGCCGGTTTCGGCCTGGAGCTGGACGATCTGAAGGCGTTTCGGACGTGGGGTTCGAAGACCCCCGGTCACCCGGAGTACGGCCACACCGTGGGCGTGGAGACGACGACCGGCCCGCTGGGCCAGGGTGTCGCCAACGCCGTGGGCATGGCGATGGCCGCCCGCTACGAGCGCGGTCTGTTCGACCCGGAGGCCGCCGAGGGCGCCTCCCCCTTCGACCACTACATCTACTGCATCGCCGGTGACGGCTGCCTCCAGGAGGGCATCTCCGCCGAGGCCTCCTCGATGGCCGGTCACCAGAAGCTCGGCAACCTGATCCTGCTGTGGGACGACAACCACATCTCGATCGAGGGCGACACCGAGACGGCCGTCTCCGAGGACACCGTCAAGCGGTACGAGGCGTACGGCTGGCATGTGCAGCGGATCGCCCCGAAGCCGGACGGCGATCTGGACCCGCACGCCATCTACAACGCGATCGAGGAAGCGAAGAAGGTGACGGACAGGCCGTCCTTCATCGCGATGCGCTCGATCATCGCCTGGCCGGCCCCGAACGCGCAGAACACCGAGGCCGCCCACGGCTCGGCGCTCGGCGACGACGAGGTCGCGGCCACCAAGCGCGTCCTCGGCTTCGACGCGGAGCAGTCCTTCGAGGTCACCGACGAGGTCATCGCCCACACCCGCAAGGCCCTGGAGCGCGGTGCCGAGGCGAAGGCCGAGTGGGAGAAGTCCTTCCAGCTCTGGCGGGACAACAACCCCGAGCGGGCCGCCGAGTTCGACCGGATCAGCAAGGGCGAGCTGCCCACCGGCTGGGAGGAGAAGCTCCCGGTCTTCGAGCCCGGCAAGGGTGTCGCGACGCGTGCCGCGTCCGGCAAGATCCTCCAGGCGCTCGGCGCGGTCGTCCCGGAGCTGTGGGGCGGCTCGGCCGACCTGGCCGGCTCCAACAACACGACGATCGACAAGACGTCGTCGTTCCTCCCGGCGGACAACCCGCTGCCGGAGGCGGACCCGTACGGCCGCACGATCCACTTCGGCATCCGCGAGCACTCCATGGCCGCGGAGATGAACGGCATCGCGCTGCACGGCAACACCCGTGTCTACGGCGGCACCTTCCTGGTGTTCTCCGACTACATGCGCAACTCCGTGCGGCTGTCGGCGCTGATGCACCTGCCGGTGACGTACGTGTGGACGCACGACTCCATCGGCCTCGGTGAGGACGGCCCCACCCACCAGCCGATCGAGCACCTCGCGTCCCTGCGCGCGATTCCGGGGCTGAACGTGGTCCGCCCGGCCGACGCCAACGAGACGGCGATCGCCTGGCGCGAGATCCTCAAGCGCTACACCAAGGAGTTCGGCAAGGGCGCCCCGCACGGGCTGGCGCTGACCCGTCAGGGCGTGCCGACGTACGAGGCCAACGAGGACGCCGCGCGCGGTGGTTACGTGATGTTCGAGGCCGACGGTGGCGAGCCGCAGGTCGTCCTCATCGCGACCGGTTCCGAGGTGCACGTCGCCGTCGAGGCGCGCGAGCAGCTCCAGGCCTCCGGCGTGCCGACGCGGGTGGTGTCGATGCCGTCGGTGGAGTGGTTCGAGGAGCAGGACCAGGGGTACCGGGACAGCGTTCTGCCGCCGGCCGTCAAGGCGCGGGTCGCGGTGGAGGCCGGTATCGGTCTGACCTGGCACAAGTACGTCGGGGACGCGGGTCGCATCGTTTCCCTGGAGCACTTCGGTGCTTCGGCCGACGGCAAGGTCCTTTTCCGGGAGTACGGCTTCACTGCCGAGAACGTGGCTGCCGCCGCGCGGGAATCCCTCGCCGCGGCCCAGCGCTGA
- a CDS encoding heme o synthase: MSLSGVCVTAVESRPAGIIGTSQSPSRRPIGARVKAFVALTKPRIIELLLITTVPVMFLAEQGVPDLGLVLLTCVGGYLSAGGANALNMYIDRDIDALMDRTSQRPLVTGMVSPRECLAFGITLAVASTLLFGLTVNWLSAWLSLGALLFYVVVYTMILKRRTSQNIVWGGIAGCMPVLIGWTAVTNSLTWAPLILFMVIFFWTPPHYWPLSMKVKDDYARVGVPMLPVIASNKVVAKQIVIYSWVMVAVSLLLTPLGYTGWFYTAVALGAGGWWLWEAHALQSRARAEVTGAKLKEMRLFHWSITYVSLLFVAVAVDPFLR; encoded by the coding sequence ATGTCTCTGTCAGGGGTGTGCGTGACGGCCGTTGAATCCCGTCCAGCGGGGATTATCGGGACGAGCCAGAGCCCGAGCCGGCGGCCGATCGGGGCCCGGGTCAAGGCGTTCGTGGCGCTGACCAAGCCGCGGATCATCGAGCTGCTGCTGATCACCACCGTTCCGGTGATGTTCCTGGCCGAGCAGGGCGTGCCCGACCTCGGCCTGGTGCTGCTCACCTGCGTCGGCGGCTACCTCTCCGCCGGCGGCGCCAACGCGCTCAACATGTACATCGACCGTGACATCGACGCGCTCATGGACCGCACCTCGCAGCGCCCGCTGGTCACCGGAATGGTCAGCCCGCGCGAGTGCCTGGCCTTCGGCATCACGCTGGCGGTCGCCTCCACGCTGCTGTTCGGCCTCACCGTCAACTGGCTGAGCGCCTGGCTCTCCCTGGGCGCGCTCCTCTTCTACGTCGTCGTCTACACGATGATCCTCAAGCGCCGTACGTCGCAGAACATCGTGTGGGGCGGCATCGCGGGCTGCATGCCGGTGCTGATCGGCTGGACGGCCGTGACGAACTCCCTCACCTGGGCGCCGCTCATCCTCTTCATGGTCATCTTCTTCTGGACGCCGCCCCACTACTGGCCGCTGTCCATGAAGGTGAAGGACGACTACGCGCGCGTGGGCGTGCCGATGCTCCCGGTCATCGCGTCCAACAAGGTCGTCGCCAAGCAGATCGTCATCTACAGCTGGGTGATGGTCGCGGTCTCGCTCCTGCTGACGCCGCTCGGCTACACGGGTTGGTTCTACACCGCGGTCGCGCTGGGCGCGGGCGGCTGGTGGCTGTGGGAGGCGCACGCGCTGCAAAGCCGCGCGAGGGCGGAGGTGACGGGCGCGAAGCTGAAGGAGATGCGCCTGTTCCACTGGTCGATCACCTATGTGTCGCTGCTGTTCGTCGCCGTCGCGGTGGACCCGTTCCTGCGCTGA
- a CDS encoding amidohydrolase family protein, with protein sequence MIDTPSLVDQYCHGVLRTELGLGTFEAQLARTEGPPAPGTTLFDTQTGFAVRRWCPPLLGLEPHCPPARYLARRRELGVLEAGRRLLRGSGITTYLVDTGLPGDLTGPSEMASTGKADAREIVRLELLAEQVADTSGTVESFLANLAESVHGAAGNAVAFTSVAGVRHGLALAPEPPGPGEVRGAAGRWLAARGVGGELSDPVLLRHLLWIAVASGLPLQLHAGLGAPGLRVDRTDPVLLTDFVRATAGLGTDLILLHGYPYHRHAAHLAGVFPHVYADSGAALIRTGARAATILAEILELAPFGKILFSSGAQGLPELHVVGARLFREALARVLGGWVAEGAWSSVDAQRVAAMVASGNARRVYGLG encoded by the coding sequence ATGATCGACACGCCGTCCCTCGTGGACCAGTACTGCCACGGCGTACTGCGAACGGAGCTGGGCCTCGGCACCTTCGAGGCCCAGCTGGCCCGCACCGAGGGCCCACCCGCACCGGGGACGACGCTCTTCGACACCCAGACCGGTTTCGCCGTACGACGGTGGTGTCCGCCGTTACTCGGCCTGGAACCGCACTGTCCCCCCGCCCGCTATCTCGCCCGCCGTCGTGAACTGGGCGTACTGGAAGCGGGCCGCCGGCTGCTGCGCGGCAGCGGCATCACGACGTATCTGGTCGACACGGGGCTGCCCGGCGACCTCACCGGCCCCTCCGAGATGGCCTCCACGGGCAAGGCCGACGCCCGCGAGATCGTGCGGCTCGAACTCCTCGCCGAACAGGTCGCCGACACCTCCGGCACCGTCGAGTCCTTCCTGGCCAACCTCGCCGAATCGGTGCACGGCGCGGCCGGGAACGCGGTGGCCTTCACCTCGGTCGCGGGCGTACGGCATGGCCTGGCACTGGCACCCGAGCCGCCGGGGCCGGGGGAGGTGCGGGGCGCGGCGGGGCGCTGGCTGGCGGCGCGCGGCGTCGGCGGTGAGCTGAGCGACCCGGTGCTGCTGCGGCACCTGCTGTGGATCGCGGTGGCGTCCGGACTGCCGCTGCAACTGCACGCGGGGCTGGGCGCGCCGGGCCTGCGCGTCGACCGCACCGACCCGGTGCTGCTCACGGACTTCGTCCGCGCCACGGCCGGCCTCGGCACCGACCTGATCCTGCTGCACGGCTACCCGTACCACCGCCACGCCGCCCACCTGGCCGGCGTCTTCCCGCACGTCTACGCCGACTCCGGCGCCGCCCTCATCCGCACCGGCGCCCGCGCGGCCACGATCCTCGCCGAGATCCTGGAACTGGCCCCCTTCGGCAAGATCCTCTTCTCCAGCGGCGCACAGGGCCTGCCCGAACTGCACGTCGTGGGCGCCCGGCTGTTCCGCGAGGCCCTCGCCAGGGTGCTCGGCGGCTGGGTCGCGGAGGGGGCGTGGTCGTCGGTGGACGCCCAGCGGGTGGCGGCGATGGTGGCGTCGGGAAACGCGCGCAGGGTGTACGGGCTGGGCTGA